From Bradyrhizobium symbiodeficiens, the proteins below share one genomic window:
- a CDS encoding MexW/MexI family multidrug efflux RND transporter permease subunit, with the protein MRFTDIFIKRPVLSVVVSLLILLIGLRAAMVLPIRQYPKLSNTVINITTVYPGASADLIQGFITTPIEQAVASAEGVDYMTSSSVLGTSTIQVYIKLNFDPNQALTEVLAKTNSVKYLIPKESNDPIVTKTTGQTTAVMYLGFSSEELSGSAISDYLTRVVQPVLSTVDGVASADILGGQTFAMRLWLDPMKMAGRNVSSADVAAAIQANNFQSAAGQTKGYLIVSNISTNTSLTDVNQFRKMIVKAKDGGFVRMEDIATVELAAQSTDASVAFNGEHAIFIGVNATPQGNPLTLVKGVRALFPELERNLPPSMKMKVAYDSTKFIQSSIDEVEKTLGEAVIIVIVVIFLFLASLRSVIIPVVTIPLSMIGVCTLMLALGFSFNLLTLLAMVLAIGLVVDDAIVVVENIHRHLEEGKTPVQASVEGAREIVGPVISMTITLAAVYAPIGFLGGLTGSLFREFAFTLAGSVIVSGVIALTLSPMMCSVLLKNTEEGRFAKGVNKVFGALTRWYGRRLDRSLDYKAITGLFAITILGLVGFLYMHTSKELAPEEDQGIVFAVTKAPKYANIDYVDFYGEKLDKEFEKFPETDLRFVLNGINGPQGGIAGMLLKPWDERKRSSIQLKPLVQAELSKIEGVQAFAFNLPPLPGGPGGLPVQMVINSTAGFQTVFEQMEKLKDAARKSGMFIVSDSDLAYNQPTVEVTIDRTKAQDLGVNMQNLGSTLAILLGGNYINRFNLEGRSYQVIPQVPRSSRLSPQSLGGYYVTTNTGQQLPLSTVVSVRTKTAPNSLTHYNQLNSATFSAVPMPGVTVGAAVDFLEGEAKKLPAGFSHDYLADSRQYVQEGNQLAITFGFALIIIFLVLAAQFESLRDPFVIMISVPMAIVGALIPLFFGMATMNIYTQVGLLTLVGLITKHGILMVEFANELQVNERLDRRSAIEMSARIRLRPILMTTAAMVTGLIPLLTATGAGAASRFSIGLVVVAGMSIGTLFTLFVLPAVYVVLATDHRAAADSDRNKQVSEFDLGSKALRPT; encoded by the coding sequence ATGCGCTTTACCGACATTTTCATCAAACGACCGGTCCTGTCGGTCGTCGTCAGCCTGTTGATCCTGCTGATCGGCCTGCGCGCGGCGATGGTGCTGCCGATCCGGCAATATCCGAAGCTTTCGAACACTGTCATCAACATCACGACCGTCTATCCCGGCGCGTCCGCGGACCTGATCCAGGGCTTCATCACGACGCCGATCGAGCAGGCGGTCGCCTCCGCCGAAGGCGTCGACTACATGACCTCGTCCTCGGTGCTCGGCACCTCGACGATCCAGGTCTACATCAAGCTGAACTTCGATCCGAACCAGGCGCTCACCGAGGTGCTGGCCAAGACGAACTCGGTCAAGTATCTGATCCCGAAGGAATCCAACGACCCGATCGTCACCAAGACGACGGGCCAGACCACGGCCGTGATGTATCTCGGCTTCTCCTCCGAGGAGCTGTCGGGCTCGGCGATCTCTGATTATCTGACGCGCGTGGTGCAGCCTGTGCTGTCGACCGTCGACGGGGTCGCCTCGGCCGATATCCTGGGCGGCCAGACCTTTGCGATGCGGCTGTGGCTCGATCCCATGAAGATGGCCGGCCGCAACGTCTCGTCGGCGGACGTCGCCGCGGCGATCCAAGCCAACAACTTCCAGTCGGCGGCGGGCCAGACCAAGGGCTATCTGATCGTTTCCAACATCTCGACGAACACCAGCCTGACCGACGTCAACCAGTTCAGGAAGATGATCGTCAAGGCCAAGGACGGCGGTTTCGTACGGATGGAGGATATCGCCACCGTCGAGCTTGCCGCGCAGAGCACGGATGCGAGCGTCGCCTTCAATGGCGAGCATGCGATCTTCATCGGTGTGAACGCGACGCCGCAAGGCAACCCGCTGACGCTGGTCAAGGGCGTGCGTGCGCTGTTCCCGGAACTCGAGCGCAATCTGCCGCCGTCGATGAAGATGAAGGTCGCCTATGACTCGACCAAGTTCATCCAATCCTCGATCGACGAGGTGGAAAAGACGCTGGGTGAAGCCGTAATCATCGTGATCGTGGTCATCTTCCTGTTCCTGGCCTCGCTCCGCTCGGTCATCATTCCGGTCGTCACAATTCCACTGTCGATGATCGGCGTCTGCACATTGATGCTGGCGCTGGGCTTCAGCTTCAACCTGCTGACGCTGCTGGCGATGGTGCTCGCGATCGGCCTTGTGGTCGATGACGCCATTGTCGTGGTGGAGAACATCCATCGACATCTCGAGGAAGGCAAAACGCCCGTCCAGGCATCGGTGGAGGGCGCGCGCGAAATCGTGGGTCCCGTCATCTCGATGACCATCACGCTCGCGGCGGTCTATGCGCCGATCGGCTTTCTCGGTGGTCTCACCGGCTCGCTATTCCGCGAATTCGCCTTCACGCTTGCCGGCTCGGTGATCGTGTCGGGTGTGATAGCGCTGACGCTGTCGCCCATGATGTGCTCGGTGCTCCTCAAGAATACCGAGGAGGGCCGCTTCGCCAAGGGCGTCAACAAGGTGTTCGGCGCGCTGACGCGCTGGTATGGCCGCAGGCTCGATCGCTCGCTCGACTACAAGGCGATTACGGGCCTGTTCGCGATCACCATCCTCGGCCTCGTCGGCTTCCTCTATATGCACACCTCGAAGGAGTTGGCGCCCGAGGAAGACCAGGGCATCGTGTTCGCGGTGACCAAGGCGCCGAAATACGCAAACATCGACTACGTCGATTTCTACGGTGAAAAGCTCGACAAGGAATTCGAGAAGTTCCCCGAGACCGACCTGCGCTTCGTGCTCAACGGCATCAACGGTCCGCAGGGCGGCATCGCCGGCATGCTGCTCAAGCCTTGGGACGAGCGCAAGCGCTCGTCGATCCAGCTGAAGCCGCTGGTGCAGGCCGAACTCTCCAAGATCGAGGGCGTGCAGGCGTTCGCGTTCAACCTGCCGCCGCTGCCGGGCGGACCGGGCGGCCTGCCGGTGCAGATGGTGATCAATTCCACCGCCGGTTTCCAGACGGTATTCGAGCAGATGGAGAAGCTGAAGGACGCTGCGCGCAAGAGCGGCATGTTCATCGTCTCCGACAGCGACCTCGCCTACAACCAGCCCACCGTGGAGGTCACGATCGACCGCACCAAGGCGCAGGATCTCGGTGTCAACATGCAGAACCTCGGCAGCACGCTCGCGATTCTGCTTGGCGGCAACTACATCAACCGCTTCAATCTCGAAGGCCGTTCCTACCAGGTGATCCCGCAGGTGCCGCGCAGCAGCCGGCTCTCGCCGCAATCGCTCGGTGGCTATTACGTGACGACCAACACGGGCCAGCAGCTTCCGCTGTCGACCGTGGTTTCGGTCAGGACCAAGACCGCCCCGAATTCGCTGACCCACTATAACCAGCTCAATTCGGCGACGTTCTCGGCCGTGCCGATGCCCGGCGTTACCGTCGGTGCGGCAGTGGACTTCCTCGAGGGCGAGGCAAAGAAGCTGCCGGCCGGCTTCAGCCACGACTATCTCGCGGATAGCAGGCAGTACGTGCAGGAAGGCAACCAGCTCGCGATCACCTTCGGTTTTGCCCTGATCATCATCTTCCTGGTGCTGGCGGCGCAGTTCGAGAGCTTGCGTGACCCGTTCGTGATCATGATCTCGGTCCCGATGGCGATCGTGGGTGCGCTGATCCCGCTGTTCTTCGGCATGGCGACGATGAACATCTACACCCAGGTCGGTCTGCTTACGCTGGTCGGCCTGATCACCAAGCACGGCATCTTGATGGTGGAATTCGCGAACGAGCTCCAGGTCAACGAGCGCCTCGATCGCCGCTCGGCCATCGAGATGTCGGCCCGCATTCGTCTTCGTCCGATCCTGATGACCACGGCTGCGATGGTGACCGGCCTGATTCCGCTGCTGACCGCAACCGGCGCCGGCGCGGCCAGCCGCTTCTCGATCGGCCTGGTCGTCGTGGCCGGCATGTCGATCGGCACGCTGTTCACGTTGTTCGTGCTGCCTGCCGTCTACGTGGTTCTGGCCACTGACCATCGCGCGGCGGCAGATTCCGACCGGAACAAGCAGGTCAGCGAGTTCGACCTAGGCTCCAAGGCCCTCCGGCCGACCTGA
- a CDS encoding sensor histidine kinase, which translates to MSLSLHPDTPQARTLPSPTPAGADSGAVAGRRIRTRLFTKYVALFVAVVAIALLANGLFEVFFYYREHKASLIRVQHEQAEAAAAKIGQFVKEIESQLGWTTQLPWSAGSIEQRRFDALRLLRQVPAITELAQVDSTGKERLRVSRLAMDALESGIDLSNDPKFTEAVAHKIYYGPVYFRRESEPYMTLALAGARRDAGVSIAEVNLKLIWDVVSQIKVGQRGHAYVVGPEGRLIAHPDISLVLRNTDMSGLAQVRAAQAAGGTMPGALEEARNIQGQKVLTASAPIEPLHWTMFVELPVEEAYASLYASLQRLAIVLLAASIFAVLAGIFLARRMVGPIQALRSGAERIGGGDFSQRISIKTGDELEGLANQFNDMGARLQESYADLENKVERRTAELSESLQQQTATADVLKVISRSAFDLQTVLNTLVGSAARLCDADEGTIFRPSDGVFYLAASFGLDAEQENKLRTFASVPERGSVVGRTLLDARTVHVPDVQADPEFAPSSARRRSNVRTMLGVPLLREGSPIGVFVLTRHMVRPFSKKQIELATTFADQALIAIENVRLFEEVQERTQALSQSLDELRAAQDRLVQTEKLASLGQLTAGIAHEIKNPLNFVNNFSAVSTELIDELKEALQSAALDGKTREEIDELTGMLRSNLEKVVQHGKRADSIVRNMLLHSREGSGEHRAVDINAIVEESLNLAYHGARAEHPSFNVTLQRTFDPAAGMVDIYPQEITRVFLNLISNGFYATAKRRESAGETFEPTLSAATKDLGGRVEIRIRDNGTGIPPEVKERMFNPFFTTKPAGEGTGLGLSMSHDIVVKQHGGTIDVNTIQGVFTEFIITLPRTMAAEGTSGGKS; encoded by the coding sequence ATGAGCCTGTCCCTTCATCCCGACACCCCGCAAGCCAGGACGCTGCCGAGCCCGACTCCGGCTGGCGCTGACTCCGGCGCGGTTGCGGGGCGGCGAATCAGGACCCGGCTGTTCACCAAATATGTCGCGCTGTTCGTGGCCGTCGTCGCCATCGCGCTGCTCGCCAACGGTCTGTTCGAGGTCTTCTTCTATTATCGCGAGCACAAGGCGTCCTTGATCCGGGTCCAGCATGAGCAGGCCGAGGCGGCCGCGGCCAAGATCGGCCAGTTCGTCAAGGAGATCGAGAGCCAGCTCGGCTGGACCACGCAGCTGCCGTGGTCGGCGGGCTCGATCGAGCAGCGCCGGTTCGACGCGCTGCGGCTGCTGCGCCAGGTGCCCGCCATCACCGAGCTTGCCCAGGTCGATTCGACCGGCAAGGAACGGTTGCGGGTCTCGCGGCTGGCGATGGACGCTCTCGAGAGCGGGATCGACCTGTCCAATGATCCGAAGTTCACCGAAGCGGTCGCGCACAAGATCTATTACGGCCCGGTCTATTTCCGCCGGGAGTCCGAGCCCTACATGACGCTGGCGCTGGCCGGAGCCCGCAGGGATGCTGGTGTCAGCATCGCCGAGGTCAATCTCAAGCTGATCTGGGACGTGGTCTCGCAAATCAAGGTCGGCCAGCGCGGGCACGCTTATGTGGTCGGCCCGGAGGGCCGCCTGATCGCCCATCCCGACATCAGTCTCGTGCTGCGCAACACCGACATGTCCGGGCTCGCCCAGGTGCGTGCCGCGCAGGCTGCCGGCGGCACCATGCCGGGCGCGCTCGAGGAAGCGCGCAATATCCAGGGACAGAAGGTCTTGACGGCATCGGCTCCAATCGAGCCGCTGCACTGGACCATGTTCGTCGAGCTCCCGGTTGAGGAGGCCTATGCATCGCTTTATGCCTCGCTGCAGCGGCTCGCGATCGTGCTGCTCGCAGCATCCATTTTCGCGGTGCTCGCCGGGATATTTTTGGCGCGCCGCATGGTCGGGCCGATCCAGGCGCTGCGCAGCGGTGCCGAACGGATCGGCGGTGGCGACTTCTCCCAGCGCATCTCGATCAAGACGGGAGACGAACTCGAGGGTCTCGCAAACCAGTTCAACGACATGGGCGCGCGCTTGCAGGAGTCCTATGCGGACCTCGAGAACAAGGTGGAACGGCGAACTGCCGAGTTGAGCGAGTCCCTGCAGCAGCAGACGGCGACCGCCGATGTGCTGAAGGTCATCAGCCGGTCGGCGTTCGATCTGCAAACCGTGCTGAACACGCTTGTCGGATCGGCAGCCCGCTTGTGTGACGCTGACGAAGGGACGATCTTTCGGCCGAGCGATGGCGTCTTCTACCTCGCGGCAAGCTTCGGGCTTGATGCGGAACAGGAAAACAAGCTTCGTACATTTGCTTCCGTGCCCGAACGGGGAAGTGTGGTCGGGCGTACGCTGCTTGATGCCAGGACGGTTCATGTCCCGGATGTGCAGGCCGACCCGGAATTTGCGCCGTCGTCCGCGCGAAGGCGTTCGAACGTGCGTACGATGCTTGGTGTTCCCCTGCTTCGGGAAGGATCGCCAATAGGCGTGTTCGTCTTGACGCGACATATGGTGCGTCCCTTCAGCAAGAAGCAGATCGAACTCGCCACCACGTTTGCGGATCAGGCCCTTATTGCGATCGAGAATGTCCGATTGTTCGAGGAGGTCCAGGAACGCACCCAGGCACTGTCGCAATCGCTCGACGAGTTGCGCGCCGCCCAGGACCGCTTGGTCCAGACCGAGAAGCTCGCCTCGCTCGGCCAGCTCACCGCCGGCATCGCTCACGAGATCAAGAACCCGCTCAACTTCGTCAACAATTTCTCCGCGGTCTCGACCGAGCTGATCGACGAGCTCAAGGAGGCCCTGCAATCGGCCGCACTTGACGGCAAGACCAGGGAGGAGATCGACGAGCTGACCGGCATGCTCAGGAGCAACCTCGAGAAGGTGGTGCAGCACGGCAAGCGGGCCGATTCCATCGTCAGGAACATGCTATTGCATTCGCGCGAGGGCTCCGGCGAGCATCGAGCCGTCGACATCAATGCGATCGTGGAGGAGAGCCTCAATCTCGCCTATCACGGCGCACGCGCCGAACATCCCTCCTTCAACGTCACGCTCCAGCGCACGTTCGATCCCGCCGCCGGCATGGTCGACATTTATCCGCAGGAGATCACGCGCGTCTTCCTCAACCTGATCTCGAACGGCTTCTATGCCACTGCCAAGCGGAGGGAGAGCGCGGGTGAGACCTTCGAGCCGACCCTGAGCGCGGCAACCAAGGACCTCGGCGGCAGGGTGGAAATCCGGATCCGCGACAATGGCACGGGAATTCCGCCCGAGGTGAAGGAGAGGATGTTCAATCCCTTCTTCACCACCAAGCCGGCCGGCGAGGGCACCGGGCTCGGCCTGTCCATGAGCCACGATATCGTCGTGAAGCAGCACGGCGGCACCATCGACGTGAACACCATACAAGGTGTATTCACCGAGTTCATCATCACCCTGCCGCGCACGATGGCGGCGGAGGGCACCTCCGGAGGCAAGTCGTGA
- a CDS encoding response regulator, with amino-acid sequence MNVYILVVDDEPDVEALFRQQFRRELRAGRFQMEFASSAPDALKRAAEVRDPSLILILSDINMPGMSGLDMLPKVRAAHPDVPVIMITAYGDAETRRKAIERGAVGLLTKPIDFALLRQEIDTRLEQAA; translated from the coding sequence GTGAACGTTTATATCCTGGTCGTCGACGACGAGCCCGACGTCGAGGCGCTGTTCCGGCAGCAATTCCGGCGCGAGCTGCGCGCCGGCCGCTTCCAGATGGAGTTCGCCTCCTCCGCGCCTGATGCACTCAAGCGGGCCGCCGAGGTTCGCGATCCCTCGTTGATCCTGATCCTGTCCGACATCAACATGCCCGGCATGAGTGGGCTCGACATGCTGCCGAAAGTACGTGCCGCACATCCGGACGTTCCCGTCATCATGATCACGGCCTATGGCGACGCCGAGACGCGACGAAAGGCGATCGAGCGCGGCGCCGTCGGGCTCTTGACCAAGCCGATCGACTTCGCGCTGCTGCGGCAGGAGATCGACACGAGGCTCGAGCAAGCCGCATGA
- a CDS encoding adenylate/guanylate cyclase domain-containing protein, with protein sequence MSATILFVDDEPDLEALVLQKFRRQIRDGQVTIIFARDGVEALASLERNPQVDMVVSDINMPRMDGLSLLAKLQEAEDKKSTIIVSAYGDMSNIRTAMNRGAFDFLTKPIDFADLEATIEKTIRHIEMLREVRRRQAEAERAHAALSRHFSPELARRLAASGDGDGIEVQWRDVATIFTDITGFTSLVETASPETLGKLLNEYVGGMTEIVFGHEGTVAKIIGDAIQVLFNAPGDQPDYATRAVACAHELDAWAQDFRARQSAMGVSFGATRIGIHAGSALVGNFGGNRFFDYTAYGDSINIAARLEAANKHLGTRICVSASIAEAAENFQGRPVGELMLRGRSEPLRAFEPLLQAKFEAPETALYSEAFAKMEAGDVAAMPAFAALVGMHADDSLAGFHLKRLLNGAKGIRMQLE encoded by the coding sequence ATGAGCGCGACCATCCTCTTCGTCGACGACGAGCCGGATCTCGAAGCGCTGGTCCTGCAAAAGTTTCGCAGGCAGATCCGCGACGGACAGGTCACCATCATATTCGCCCGCGACGGTGTCGAGGCGCTGGCCTCGCTCGAGCGGAATCCGCAAGTCGATATGGTGGTCTCCGATATCAACATGCCCAGGATGGACGGGCTATCGTTGCTCGCGAAACTCCAGGAGGCCGAAGACAAGAAGTCGACCATCATCGTCTCGGCCTATGGCGACATGAGCAACATCCGCACCGCCATGAACCGCGGCGCGTTTGACTTCCTGACCAAGCCGATCGACTTCGCCGATCTGGAAGCCACGATCGAGAAGACCATCCGCCATATCGAGATGCTGCGCGAGGTGCGGCGCCGGCAGGCGGAGGCCGAGCGCGCTCACGCCGCGTTATCGCGCCATTTCTCGCCCGAGCTTGCCAGGCGTCTGGCCGCCAGCGGTGACGGCGATGGGATCGAAGTTCAATGGCGCGATGTCGCCACCATCTTCACCGATATTACTGGCTTCACTTCGTTGGTCGAGACCGCGTCGCCCGAGACGTTGGGCAAGCTGCTCAACGAGTATGTCGGCGGCATGACTGAAATCGTCTTCGGACATGAGGGCACGGTCGCGAAGATCATCGGCGATGCGATCCAGGTGCTGTTCAACGCGCCCGGCGATCAGCCGGATTATGCCACACGTGCGGTCGCCTGCGCCCATGAGCTCGACGCCTGGGCGCAGGACTTTCGCGCGCGCCAGAGCGCCATGGGCGTGAGCTTCGGTGCCACCCGCATCGGCATTCACGCCGGTTCCGCGCTGGTCGGCAATTTCGGCGGCAATCGCTTCTTCGACTACACCGCGTATGGGGACTCCATCAACATTGCGGCACGGCTGGAGGCCGCCAACAAGCATCTGGGCACCCGCATCTGCGTCAGCGCCAGCATCGCCGAGGCGGCCGAGAATTTTCAAGGCCGCCCCGTGGGGGAGCTGATGCTGCGCGGACGCAGCGAGCCGTTGCGCGCGTTCGAGCCGCTGCTGCAGGCCAAATTCGAAGCGCCGGAAACGGCTCTGTATTCCGAGGCTTTCGCCAAGATGGAGGCCGGTGATGTCGCGGCCATGCCGGCCTTCGCCGCGCTGGTCGGCATGCACGCCGACGATTCCCTGGCCGGCTTTCACCTGAAGCGCCTGCTCAACGGCGCCAAAGGCATTCGCATGCAACTGGAATAG